The following is a genomic window from Actinomadura sp. WMMB 499.
CCGCTTCGCCGCCGACGGCATCGACGCCGCCCGCACCCGCGACATCGTCGCCCTCGCCGGACAGGGCAACGACTCCGCGATCACCTACCACTTCGGCTCCCGCGCCGGCCTCCTCGAAGCGATCCTCCGCGCCGGCGTCGACCGCATGGAACCCGCCCGCACCACCGACCTCGACACCGCCGGCCTCCCCGCCACCGTCGCCGCCATCGTCGAACCCACCGCCGCCGAACTCCGCACCGACCACGGCCGCGACTTCCTCCGCATCACCGCCCAACTCGCCGGACGCGCCGGCATCCGCGACCACCGCCTCCCCGCCCTCCTGCACGGCACCAACCTCGCCCGCCAGCTCCACCACCTCGAAACCGCCTGCCGCACCGCCCTCCCCGAACCCCTCGCCCTCGAACGGATCTCCAACATCATCGGCTTCCTCACCACCGCCCTCGCCGACCGCGCCGTCCGCGGCGACGAAGGCGCCCTCCTCGACCACGACACCTTCGTCACCGACCTCACCGCCATGCTCACCGCCGCCCTCCAGGCCCCCGTTCACACCCCCGCAACGCCACGTCCCTAACCAATTTGCACAAGCCCCCAGGGCCCCATAGAGTTAAGACATCACGCAACGCGGGGTGGAGCAGTTCGGTAGCTCGCTGGGCTCATAACCCAGAGGTCGCAGGTTCAAATCCTGCCCCCGCTACGAATTGGAATCCCCTGGTCGCTCGCCTTCGGCTTGCTCCCAGGGGATTCTTCGCGTTTTACCGGGGGGGCGACCCCCCGAACCCCCCGTGCCACCTGCCTCCCCCGCCCGCCCACCCCTGGGGCTGCGCCCCTAGATCCCCGCTTTTCCCCTTCGGC
Proteins encoded in this region:
- a CDS encoding TetR/AcrR family transcriptional regulator; translated protein: MPRDARATRERLLRAGARRFAADGIDAARTRDIVALAGQGNDSAITYHFGSRAGLLEAILRAGVDRMEPARTTDLDTAGLPATVAAIVEPTAAELRTDHGRDFLRITAQLAGRAGIRDHRLPALLHGTNLARQLHHLETACRTALPEPLALERISNIIGFLTTALADRAVRGDEGALLDHDTFVTDLTAMLTAALQAPVHTPATPRP